The following DNA comes from Desulfovibrio sp..
GATGTGGGCATTGTGCCCTTTCTGGACGGCGGCATGGTCTACAGGGACGAAGTGCCACGCATCATAGGCGACATGGATTGGGGCGCGGGCATTGGCCTGCGCTATTTCACGCCCATCGGGCCGCTGCGGCTGGACGTGGCCACACCCCTGCGACCAAGGGACGGCGATCCTCCCATACAAATCTACGTGAGCATAGGGCAGTCCTTCTGATGACGAGCGCACCCACACATTCCGCACAGACCGACGCCACGGCGGACGGCTCCAGAGCCGGAGCCGGTTCGTCTGCTGCAGTTGGTTCTGGCGCAGCTGGTTCTGGCGCAGCTGGTTCTGGCGCGGCGGCATCTGGCGTGACTGGTTCTGGCGTGACTGGTTCTGGCGTGGCCGACACGGGGCCGGGCACGCCGAAAGGGTCTGGCGGAAGCAAGAACAACCGTGGCCCGGCTGCCCGCGTCTGGATTGCCCGCATATGGGCTGTGGTCTGGCGCGGGCTGATCTTTGTGCTGCTTTTGCTGCTGTTCTTTCTGGCTGGCGTACTGCTGGCCTTGCGCAATGAAAACGTCCAGGCCTGGATCAAGGACGAGGTCAATGCCGTTCTGGCCGCTTCAGCGGCAGAAAGCGGCCTGCATATCCGTTTGACGCAGCTTTCGGGCTCTCTGCCCTTCACGGCGCAAGTGGGCGTGGAATTGGCCGACGCCCACGGCCTGTGGCTGGACGCGCCGCACAACACCTTTGTCTGGGACTGGGCCGCCCTGCCGGGCCGTGTGCGCATTGCCGAACTGATCAGCAACGGGCCGCGCCTCTTGCGTTTGCCCGACCTGCCCCCGTCGCCTCCGGAGCCACCCTCGCCGCCGCTGACGGAAGCGTCGCTGCGTGAAACGCTTGGCGAGACGGTACGCACCATCAGCTCATTGCCGGGCTGGCTGCCCGATGTGCTTCTGGACAGGGTGGCCGTTGTGAACGCGCAGCTTCCTGCAAGCCTGCTTGGCGCGCTGCCGCCAGCCGATTCCACGGCTGATGCCAAGGCCGATGCCTCGCCTAGCGCCAGGGCAGACGCCAGGGCAGACGCCAAACCAGAAGCCAAGGCCGATGTTCCGGCCAATACCCCGGCCGCCGACACTCCTGATAGGGCCAAGGGCGAAGCATCACCCACTGCGGCTCTGCCCGCTCCCAGCCTTCCCCCAGACAAACGGTCCGCAGACAAACTGTCCGCTGCCAGCCAGCCCCCAGACAAACGGCTCACAGGCAACTATTTTCTGGCCACAGTTGAAGCCAACCTCAAGGCCGGAAGCACGGGAGGCAGGCTCACAGTCCTGCTGACTGCCCATGGCGCAAACAGTGCCCCTCTGCCCCTGCCCGGCGCGCCCAGCGGCGGCCTTGAGGCCCGCCTTGAAGTGAATTTCGCCCCGCGTCAATCGGGAACAGTCACTCCCTCGGCCATGGCGCTGACCGTGGACAGCACGCTTGAAGCCACTGTGCTGCCTGCCGGAAATGCCGGGGCCGCCCGGGCAGATCAGTCCGCCGGGGCGGACGCACAGGCTGGTCAGGCAATACCCGTCACCACGCCCGCCGCCACAGTTATGGGCACAACCGCGATCGGCACTGCTACTGCATCCGCTGCTGTCGCCACACCCACCTCTGCCGCCACTACGGTGGCAAGCGCGAGCAGCACACCGGGCACCACCACGCCCGCCACCACAGTTACTGCTGCTTCCGGCACAACCGCCGCAGCCGCCGCGCAGGGCACGAACAAAATCTCCACAACAAAAGCCGCCTCCGGCCCTTTGGCGACTCTGCTCGGCGATGGAGCCAGAATTTCGCTGGCCCTGGGCGCGGAAGTGGAAGCCCCCGCAAAACCCGGCGCTCCTGGTTCGCCTGAGGCCATGGCCACTGTCGCCCGCGTAGGGCTGAACAAATTCTCCATTCAGGCTGGCCCTCTTTCCACGACAGGGCATGCCTTCTGGCAAAGCACGCCCGCCGCTCCTGCCAAGGCCGCTGTGCCGCAGCCCGCGTCCCCACTGGACATGCCTGCGCAGGCCGCAACTCCTCAGGCAGAATCTGCACAGGGCGTACCTTCGCAAGCGCCCTCCGCACAGGCCGCGTCCCCGCAGGCCGCGTCACCACAGGCCGCCCCTGCACAATCCGCAGCCCCGCAGGCTGCGCCTGCGAAAGCTACACCGTCGCAAGCCGTTCCTTCACAAGCCACATTGGCGCAAAAAACTTCCCCGCAGGGATCGTCGTGGCTTTTAGGCCCTCTGGATGTGGATTTGCATGTCAGTGTCGCTCCCGCCAAAAACGCTCCCGCAACAGCCACGCAAGCTGCCGCCCAGGCCCCCGCGCAGACTGCCGCCCATACCACCGGCCAGGCCCCCGCACAGGCCCCCGCTCAGGCCACAGGCCATACCACTGGCCAGGCCACAGCCAAGGCCGCCGCGACCGAAGAAAGCGCGGATCCGCTGGACATGCTGGCCGCCCCTGCCACCGTGCGCCTCACCGCGACCGGGCCTTTGGCCGCTCCTGACCTTACCCTGCGCGTGGAATGCGCCGACCTGCGCGTGGGCACGCACAAACTTGAGCAGGCCATTGTGCACCTTGGCGCGGCCCCGCTGAACTGGCAGGAAGCCCTCGCGGAAGTGCAGGATCACAAACAGGATATTGCCGCCCCCAATGCCGCTCCGGCCGCCCCGGCAGTCGCATCCCCCAAAGTTCCCGACGCCGCGCCCAATAAAGACGCCGCGCCCCCAAAAAATGCCGCGCCCCAAAAAAATGCCGTGCCGGATAAAGATGCCGCACAGGATCAAGCCGTCACGCCCGCTAAAAAAACCGCACAGGATGCCAGTGCCGCGCCCCCCAAAGTCGCAGCAAACAGACCGCAACTCACGGTGCAACTGGACGCGAGCGGCCGCTGGGACGGTCAGCCCCTGAGCCTGGAAAGTCAGATTTTTGCGGGCCGGGGCGAAGAAGACATGCTGCAGGCTGGCCTGCGCAATCTGCGCCTCAACGCACTGGGGATTACAGCCGCCGGACAGGTGACGGCCTCTCTGCCCCCTGGTTCCATGCCTGCCTGTGACGGCAAGCTGGATGTGCGGGTGACCGACTGGGCGGCGCTTTCCACCCTTGTGCCGGGCGCGCGCCTTGACGGCGAGGCTGCCCTGAGCCTTGAACTGCGAGCCGACCGCGTGGCTGTGGACGCAACAGCCAGCAACACTGCCGCCACCAATGACCAGAACGGACACGGCACTGCCGCACAGGCTGCGCAGGCCGCCCAGGCCTCGCAGACAGGTCAATCTTCGCAGACAGGCCAATCCCGTCAGGCCGCTCAAAACTTGCAGACCGCCCAGGCCTCACAAACTGCGCAATCTTCGCAGACGCCCCGTGAAAACCCGCCCGCAACGCCCGCTGTGTCCGGCGGCGCTGCCAGGCCCGCGTCCGCCACGGCAGAACCGGCACAGCGCTACAGCCAGAAGGCCGAACTGCGCATCAACGTGCCCCGCCTGAACTACAGCGCCGGGGCCGCCGCCCCCCTTGTTCTGCGCAATCTTGCGGGCGAGCTCACGCTCAAGGATGCTTTCGGGCCGGGCAGCCTCACCGCGCGCATGGACCTTGGCAATGTTCAACAGGGCGATCTCTCCCTCGGTGCCAAGGTACGCGCAAACGGCGCTCTCAGCGGCCCCCTGGATGCCAGCGTGGAAACGAGCGGCACGGTGGCCACCCACGTGAACGCGCGCTGGCAGCCCGGCCTTGTGCAGGTGCAAAGG
Coding sequences within:
- a CDS encoding translocation/assembly module TamB domain-containing protein, which codes for MTSAPTHSAQTDATADGSRAGAGSSAAVGSGAAGSGAAGSGAAASGVTGSGVTGSGVADTGPGTPKGSGGSKNNRGPAARVWIARIWAVVWRGLIFVLLLLLFFLAGVLLALRNENVQAWIKDEVNAVLAASAAESGLHIRLTQLSGSLPFTAQVGVELADAHGLWLDAPHNTFVWDWAALPGRVRIAELISNGPRLLRLPDLPPSPPEPPSPPLTEASLRETLGETVRTISSLPGWLPDVLLDRVAVVNAQLPASLLGALPPADSTADAKADASPSARADARADAKPEAKADVPANTPAADTPDRAKGEASPTAALPAPSLPPDKRSADKLSAASQPPDKRLTGNYFLATVEANLKAGSTGGRLTVLLTAHGANSAPLPLPGAPSGGLEARLEVNFAPRQSGTVTPSAMALTVDSTLEATVLPAGNAGAARADQSAGADAQAGQAIPVTTPAATVMGTTAIGTATASAAVATPTSAATTVASASSTPGTTTPATTVTAASGTTAAAAAQGTNKISTTKAASGPLATLLGDGARISLALGAEVEAPAKPGAPGSPEAMATVARVGLNKFSIQAGPLSTTGHAFWQSTPAAPAKAAVPQPASPLDMPAQAATPQAESAQGVPSQAPSAQAASPQAASPQAAPAQSAAPQAAPAKATPSQAVPSQATLAQKTSPQGSSWLLGPLDVDLHVSVAPAKNAPATATQAAAQAPAQTAAHTTGQAPAQAPAQATGHTTGQATAKAAATEESADPLDMLAAPATVRLTATGPLAAPDLTLRVECADLRVGTHKLEQAIVHLGAAPLNWQEALAEVQDHKQDIAAPNAAPAAPAVASPKVPDAAPNKDAAPPKNAAPQKNAVPDKDAAQDQAVTPAKKTAQDASAAPPKVAANRPQLTVQLDASGRWDGQPLSLESQIFAGRGEEDMLQAGLRNLRLNALGITAAGQVTASLPPGSMPACDGKLDVRVTDWAALSTLVPGARLDGEAALSLELRADRVAVDATASNTAATNDQNGHGTAAQAAQAAQASQTGQSSQTGQSRQAAQNLQTAQASQTAQSSQTPRENPPATPAVSGGAARPASATAEPAQRYSQKAELRINVPRLNYSAGAAAPLVLRNLAGELTLKDAFGPGSLTARMDLGNVQQGDLSLGAKVRANGALSGPLDASVETSGTVATHVNARWQPGLVQVQRLEAHLSGRDLGFRATPGASLRYGDDGLDLKGLDIRLVPGGRLRAQASLGQDKMDVRLDLEGLALTPWKKFVPALPEGTVQAQARLTGSPSQPGGSFRLGVRQLRIPSSPLKPLNVGLTGRIEASGGSSGSLVAQLDMDKESIQALGGSEARLEVRLPLLFGKDGLPQPNMQGPLRGQVRWQGAAGPLWSLLPIADQRFAGNVNVAVDLGGTLAAPSAKGAVLVDKGKYENLLQGVLLTNIAMRLNLEEGRGGSSGKKQGGLPGVARLELDASGGLGGKLRVAGFASLDGNKLDIKTTIDHLRPLSRRDIRIELSGEAGVTGSAAAPQVTGKIVVNQGLILLNKLAVGGSVTTLPITEAPNPFQVAQQTSASEKPVAPEKPAAQGNLNLNIVIPGRFFVEGHGLTSEWKADLLVSGTPEDPQITGQITAIKGTFDFLTKIFKLSRGSITFAGGALSNPLLDIRLSNETPNLTSFVNISGTVRKMKLTLSSEPEMPRDEILAQILFGKSTNELGRLENLRLAGAVAQLAGFGSGGGGIFDLTRKALGVDVLRLNSTPNSTSGGKSEDEGMGAGTSVEMGKYITDIIYLGIQQGMKQGSTAFVIQLEITPRTNLELRSEQQSTWGGIRWKYNY